The segment TGGCAAAATGGTCATGGGCGGGCCAGGGCGCAGCGTCGAAGACCTGCTGATGCTCAATCTCGCCAATGCGGCGCGTCCGCGGCTGGCGCACATGCTGGCTCAGGATGTCTTCCATCCGGCCGAACTCTACCTGGAGCTTGCCGGTCTTGCCGGTTCGATGGCGACCTATGGCTCAAGCGCGCGACGGCTGAGCGAGTTGCCTGCCTACGATCACATGGCGCCCGGCCCCGCCTATTCGGCGCTGGCTGACGCCTTGCGCTCGCTCATCCTGAGCCTGCGCTACATCGAGCCCAAATCACGCGCACTGCCGGTCATGCGGCATTCAACCAATGTCTGGAAAATCCGCATCGACAACCCGAAGCTGCTGGTGGCCAGCCGGATCGTCATCCGGGTCGGTTCCGAGTTGTCGGAAGACGCCCTGCGCAAGATTTTCGTCAACCAGGCGACCGTCGGTTCGGCCGATCAGTTCGAGGGCCTTTGGAAATCCCGTCTACCGGGCATTCCACTGAAGCCGCTTCATTCCCAGCCCCGCGAAATCCCCTACGATGGCGATCGGCTGTGCCTTGAGCTGGATCAGAAAAGCGAGCACTGGGCCTCGCTGCTCGATGCCCCCGGTTTCGTCATCGGTGTGTCGGGGGTGCTGCCGAGCGAACCGCAGGTCGACTGCTATTCGGTAAACAGGTGAGATGATGAGCCGGGATGATCCTTTCGGACTGTCGGAGGATCGCGAACGCACGCGCATACGACTGACCGGCGCGCCGATCCCGCGACCGATGACGCCACTCTTGTCGGGCGTGCCGATCAAACGGTCGCGTACGCATCCGAACACGCTGGTCAACGCATTCGCCCCCCTGCTCGAATTCGCCCCCGAGCTTGAAAGCGCGCTGCCGCCGGAAAACCCGGAAGCGTTGCGCACCCGGTTGCTCGACGAGCTGGTTCGAGCACGTGACGCGGCAATGGCGTCGGGGTCCTCTCTGGAGCGCGCCGACCAGGCAGCCTGGGTGGTGGCGGCATTGCTCGACGATCTGGCCCTGAACACGCCATGGGGCGGCGCCAGCGCATGGCCGCGCCAGCCGCTTGTGGTGATGCTACGAGGCGATGTCGATGCCGGCACGCAGTTCTTCACGCGTCTCGACGAACTGGAGCGGCATCCGAACCGGGATCGCGAATTGCTCGAACTGCAATATCATTGCCTGGCGCTCGGTTTTCGCGGCAAATATCGTGTTCCGGGCCGGTCGGGCGACCGCTCGATCAATGCGGTTCGCGTTGCTGCAGCGCGCTTTCTGCGCGATGCCGATGCCGACGGCGCACCGCTGTCGCCGAACTGGAAAGGCGTGATCGCATCCGACGAGCCGCAGCGCTTCATCGTGCCGATCTGGGTGATGGGGCTCGGCGCGGCGGTTCTCGCCACTGCAATCTATCTCGGGCTGTCGATGGGACTGAGCAGTCAGGCGGTCGAGCTTTCGACGCTGGTTCGTGCTTTGCCGCCGCCGGCACGCGGCGATATCAGCCGGACATCGCCACAGGTCGACGCGCCGCCGCCGGAGGCAGTGGATTTCGCGCTGGTGCCGGAGTTCCAGGCCGGAGCGCCGGCCAACCTCAGAGCCGCGCTAAGCGGCACCGAGAGCGTTTCGCTGGCCAGGCTGATCATTCAGGCCTCCAACCCCGAACTGTTCCAGTCGTCGCGGCCGACACTGACGGAAGGCTTCGAACCGCTGATCGGTTCAATCGCCAAAGTGATCCTCGCCAATCAGGAACTGATCGGAAACATCACCGTGGTCGGCCATACCGACAGTATTCCCTTGCAGCGGTCCAATCCGCTTTCCACCAACCAGCGGCTGTCGGAAGCGCGCGCAGCAACCATTACCGAGATGCTGGTCCAGAACGGCGTGCCGCAGGACCGCATTCGCTTCGAAGGACGTGCAGCTACCGATCCAGTGGCCGACGACAGCACCCGCGCGGGACGGGCCTTGAACCGCCGCGTCGAGGTGCTGGTCGAAAAGAGGCTGTGAGATGTTCATCCTGCGCTTCCTCTGGGCGGTTCTGACATCGCGCTGGCTGTGGACGCTGATCGGCATCGCGCTGCTTTCTCTGGTCATCTGGGTGTTCGGCCCGATCGTCAGGATCGGCGCTTACGAGCCCTTCGCCTCGGAAAACGTCCGCATCGTCATCATTGCGCTGCTGGTCATTTTTTGGCTGATCTGGCTGATCGTCGCGCAGCGCCGGGCGATCCGAGCCAATCGCATGTTCGTCGCCGAAATCGCTGCGCCCGTGGTCGAAAAGCCGCTGAGCCCCGGCGAAGAGAACGTCGCCGCCGTTGGCGCCAAGTTCGCCGAGGTGATGGCCGAATTGAAGCGCCGCAAGCTGGGCGGACGCAAGTTCCTGCGCGAGATGCCCTGGTACGTCATCGTCGGGCCGCCGGCCACCGGCAAGACCACGGCCTTGCGCCAGTCCGGCCTGAACTTTCCGATCGATCTCACCGACGATCTGCAGGGAGTTGGCGGCACGCGCAACTGCGACTGGTTTTTCTCCGAGAACGCAGTTCTGATCGACACTGCGGGCCGCTATGTGCAGCAGGAGAGCCAGCCCGACGTCGATGCGGCGGAATGGCTGGGCTTCCTTGACCTGTTGAAAAAGCACCGTGGCCGCCGGGCGCTCAACGGGTTGATCGTCGCGCTTTCGATCGATGCGCTTTCAGAGGGCGACGAAGCCATCAAGGCTTATGGCCGCAAGATCCGTCGTCGCCTGGCCGAGCTCAACGACCGGCTCGAAATCCGCCTTCCGGTCTATCTGATGCTGACCAAGGCCGATCTGATCAAGGGTTTCGAGGCTTTCTTCGGCGGCCTGTCGACGGCCTCGCGCGAGCAGGTCTGGGGCACGACCTTCGCGCTGGATGCGCGTGTCGACGCAAAGACCATAGAGCGGGAAATCGCCACCCTGGCGACGGAACTCGAGCGGCGGCTGGTGCCGCGCCTGGAGGACGAGGACAAACTCGCCGCCCGCGCCGAGATTTTCAGGTTTCCCGCCCAGCTGACGAGCCTGTCCGAGCCTATCCAGGTGCTGGTCGAGGCGATGTTCGGCGAAAGCCGCTATGAAGAAGCCGCCTGGCTGCGCGGCCTCTATCTGACCTCGGCGACCCAGGAAGGCGCGCCCATCGACCGGCTGACCGCAGCGCTGTCGTCATCCTTCGGGCTTCCGCCGCGACGGGCGATGCCGGCACCGCGCGTCGAGAAACGCAGCTTTTTCCTGAAGAACCTGCTGACCGAGGTCATCTTCAGGGAAG is part of the Mesorhizobium sp. L-2-11 genome and harbors:
- the icmH gene encoding type IVB secretion system protein IcmH/DotU, which produces MSRDDPFGLSEDRERTRIRLTGAPIPRPMTPLLSGVPIKRSRTHPNTLVNAFAPLLEFAPELESALPPENPEALRTRLLDELVRARDAAMASGSSLERADQAAWVVAALLDDLALNTPWGGASAWPRQPLVVMLRGDVDAGTQFFTRLDELERHPNRDRELLELQYHCLALGFRGKYRVPGRSGDRSINAVRVAAARFLRDADADGAPLSPNWKGVIASDEPQRFIVPIWVMGLGAAVLATAIYLGLSMGLSSQAVELSTLVRALPPPARGDISRTSPQVDAPPPEAVDFALVPEFQAGAPANLRAALSGTESVSLARLIIQASNPELFQSSRPTLTEGFEPLIGSIAKVILANQELIGNITVVGHTDSIPLQRSNPLSTNQRLSEARAATITEMLVQNGVPQDRIRFEGRAATDPVADDSTRAGRALNRRVEVLVEKRL
- the tssK gene encoding type VI secretion system baseplate subunit TssK — translated: MSDANRVLWSEGLFLRTQHFQQQDRFFEATVRGALQAGQLHTFGFQQLTLDQAMLDAGQVSILSARGIFPDGTPFSIPDLMDAPRPLPVTADTGAGPVLVGLPLEPAGGVGFDPAHAASTGARYHGRIVSVRDAVQGGSDPEEIEIARPQALLIAPGKSVGGYTALPIADIKGVRADGGVSLDETFLPPTLVTGAVAWYRQLLLEVVTGLDQIAEAHGKMVMGGPGRSVEDLLMLNLANAARPRLAHMLAQDVFHPAELYLELAGLAGSMATYGSSARRLSELPAYDHMAPGPAYSALADALRSLILSLRYIEPKSRALPVMRHSTNVWKIRIDNPKLLVASRIVIRVGSELSEDALRKIFVNQATVGSADQFEGLWKSRLPGIPLKPLHSQPREIPYDGDRLCLELDQKSEHWASLLDAPGFVIGVSGVLPSEPQVDCYSVNR